A region from the Rufibacter sp. DG15C genome encodes:
- a CDS encoding DUF4175 family protein — MTSTTSHTTPVTATLERVRTHYFRRKAAVMALQALGMALPLGMWAYKGWGREGGVMAALLLLLLVFTLQVWRWWDLYRKTSLATVAQHLNRQYPQLEESTQLLLQPEEELTLLPQLQRQRVADVLAQIPAKEVSQVSYRNGFLPLVIGLVLATGLWFVPRLLQQPQQAGATRIGTSTNAQEAVAQPKEILLNIEQMNIRISPPAYTRKAPYAVTKPSFKAEVGAQVTWTVQTNQAIPSPKLVLSNQKPILLRPAPNQKNTYTASVTLTQSTLYHLQLNGQASDFYSIEVIPDQAPSITVKKPAQYLEILFGQAQRVTVQATLQDDYGLRSAEMVATVAQGEGEAVKFREQRIPLNLSFAGQPRQLQLNQTLDLKKLGMTYGDELYFYLQAYDNHRGYTRTESFLVEIEDTTVVETMDDLSLGVNPNPEYFRSQRQIIIDTEKLIQEQKGLTQAVFADRSNNIGVDQKLLRLRYGKFLGEEFESTIGNAALPEGLAEGHTADDGHDHSPPKGVTEHEAKMGELLDPYLHKHDQEEAATFFEPAIKAKLKGALAQMWEAELRLRTNRPKEALPFEYKALRMLKDVQQKSRVYVKKSGFEPPPLKEPEKRLTGDLSKVQTVQQRREEKPSASYPVVRQALQRVENLKAGSKAKPEDASLLEQAGQELGRAAVREPGQYLRALQDVRQVVQDLRANRKLCHDCLVRVESALHRFLPVSEKSAQKRLTPAPEKNLAQDYFNRLN, encoded by the coding sequence TTGACCTCAACCACCTCCCATACCACCCCAGTGACCGCTACTTTGGAGCGAGTGCGTACGCACTACTTCCGGAGGAAAGCGGCGGTGATGGCCTTGCAGGCGCTGGGCATGGCGTTGCCGTTGGGCATGTGGGCGTACAAAGGCTGGGGCAGGGAAGGAGGCGTCATGGCGGCGCTCTTGTTGCTGTTGCTTGTGTTTACCTTACAAGTCTGGCGCTGGTGGGATCTCTACCGAAAGACCAGTCTGGCCACCGTGGCGCAACACCTCAATCGCCAATACCCGCAACTAGAGGAAAGCACCCAACTGCTCCTGCAACCCGAAGAAGAACTGACCTTGCTCCCGCAACTTCAGCGGCAGCGGGTGGCGGATGTATTGGCGCAGATTCCGGCTAAGGAAGTGTCACAGGTGAGCTATAGAAACGGCTTCTTGCCATTGGTGATTGGTTTGGTCTTGGCGACGGGCTTGTGGTTTGTGCCCCGGCTTCTGCAACAGCCACAACAAGCAGGCGCTACCCGTATTGGCACTTCCACTAATGCACAAGAAGCCGTGGCCCAGCCGAAGGAGATTCTGCTGAACATTGAGCAGATGAACATCCGCATTTCGCCGCCCGCCTACACCCGCAAGGCTCCGTATGCCGTCACCAAGCCTTCATTTAAGGCCGAGGTGGGCGCGCAGGTCACATGGACGGTACAGACCAACCAAGCCATTCCATCGCCTAAACTGGTATTGAGCAACCAGAAGCCAATCTTGTTGCGGCCGGCGCCCAACCAGAAGAACACTTATACGGCATCGGTGACGCTCACCCAATCCACGCTCTACCACCTGCAACTGAACGGGCAGGCCTCTGATTTTTATTCCATAGAAGTGATACCAGATCAAGCTCCTAGCATCACCGTGAAGAAACCAGCGCAGTACCTGGAGATTCTCTTCGGGCAAGCCCAGCGCGTAACAGTTCAGGCCACCTTGCAGGATGACTACGGCTTGCGTTCAGCCGAGATGGTGGCCACCGTGGCCCAAGGCGAAGGTGAGGCGGTCAAGTTCAGGGAACAGCGCATCCCCTTGAACCTCTCCTTCGCGGGACAGCCCCGACAATTACAACTCAACCAGACCCTGGATCTGAAGAAGCTGGGCATGACCTACGGCGATGAGCTGTACTTCTACCTGCAGGCCTACGACAACCACCGCGGCTACACCCGCACCGAGTCTTTTCTGGTGGAGATTGAAGACACCACCGTGGTAGAAACCATGGATGACCTGTCCCTTGGCGTGAATCCCAACCCCGAGTATTTCAGGAGCCAGCGCCAGATTATCATTGACACCGAGAAACTGATTCAGGAACAGAAAGGCCTTACGCAAGCGGTCTTCGCGGACCGGTCCAACAACATTGGCGTAGACCAGAAACTGTTGCGCCTGCGCTATGGCAAGTTCCTGGGTGAGGAGTTTGAATCCACCATCGGCAATGCCGCCTTGCCCGAAGGCTTAGCCGAAGGCCACACCGCAGACGACGGCCACGACCATTCCCCGCCCAAAGGCGTCACTGAGCACGAGGCCAAAATGGGCGAACTCCTAGACCCCTACCTGCACAAGCACGACCAGGAAGAAGCCGCCACCTTCTTTGAGCCCGCCATCAAAGCGAAGCTCAAAGGCGCCCTGGCCCAGATGTGGGAAGCCGAGCTTCGGCTACGCACCAATCGACCTAAAGAAGCCCTGCCGTTTGAGTACAAAGCCCTGCGCATGCTCAAAGACGTTCAGCAGAAATCTAGGGTTTATGTGAAGAAAAGCGGTTTTGAACCGCCTCCTTTGAAAGAGCCAGAAAAACGCCTCACCGGCGATTTGAGTAAAGTCCAGACCGTCCAGCAACGCCGCGAAGAAAAGCCATCTGCCTCTTACCCCGTGGTGCGCCAGGCCCTGCAACGCGTAGAGAACCTGAAAGCAGGAAGCAAAGCCAAGCCAGAAGATGCGAGCTTACTGGAACAAGCCGGGCAAGAACTGGGCAGAGCCGCCGTTCGCGAGCCGGGACAGTATTTACGCGCCCTTCAGGATGTACGCCAAGTGGTTCAAGACCTGAGAGCCAACCGAAAGTTGTGCCATGACTGCTTGGTGCGCGTGGAAAGCGCCTTGCACCGTTTTTTGCCTGTTTCTGAGAAATCAGCCCAAAAACGCCTGACGCCCGCACCTGAGAAAAACCTAGCCCAAGACTACTTTAACCGCCTCAACTAA
- a CDS encoding MoxR family ATPase, translated as MTAQEVTQLLDKLPVLRQEIGKIIVGQQEVLDEVLITLLAGGHGLLEGVPGLAKTLLVRTLASAVDLPFRRIQFTPDLMPTDILGTEVLEEDHTTGKRFFQFNEGPIFASIVLADEINRTPPKTQAALLEAMQEFEVTYAGKTYPLPRPFFLLATQNPIEQSGTYPLPEAQLDRFLLYIKIKYPTELEEISVLKSTTGGARAQVQPILTGPEILALQSLVREVTISDELVAYVARLVRATRPEETQVPFVQEFVRWGAGPRAGQALILTAKARALLQGRFAVTLPDLHTMAYPVLRHRILVNFSAEADNITTDKVVEELVKGVELPREVLR; from the coding sequence TTGACTGCACAAGAAGTAACTCAGCTTTTAGACAAACTCCCTGTCCTGCGGCAGGAAATAGGTAAAATTATTGTAGGCCAGCAAGAGGTCCTGGACGAGGTGCTCATCACGCTTCTGGCCGGTGGGCATGGACTGCTGGAAGGTGTGCCGGGGCTGGCTAAAACGCTCTTGGTGCGTACCTTGGCCAGCGCCGTAGATTTACCTTTCCGGCGCATTCAGTTCACGCCAGACCTCATGCCTACAGACATTCTGGGCACCGAAGTTCTTGAAGAGGACCACACTACCGGCAAGCGCTTTTTCCAGTTCAATGAAGGTCCCATTTTCGCGAGCATTGTGTTGGCAGATGAGATTAACCGGACCCCACCCAAAACCCAAGCGGCCCTATTGGAGGCCATGCAGGAATTTGAGGTGACATACGCGGGTAAAACCTATCCATTGCCTCGGCCATTTTTTTTATTAGCCACCCAAAACCCCATTGAGCAAAGCGGTACGTATCCATTGCCCGAGGCGCAACTGGACCGTTTCCTGCTGTACATCAAAATTAAATACCCCACAGAGTTGGAGGAAATCTCCGTTCTGAAAAGCACCACCGGTGGCGCGCGTGCGCAAGTACAACCTATCTTGACGGGGCCTGAGATTCTGGCCCTGCAAAGCTTGGTGCGCGAAGTCACCATCTCAGATGAATTGGTCGCCTACGTTGCCCGCTTGGTCCGCGCCACGCGCCCAGAAGAAACCCAGGTGCCCTTTGTTCAGGAATTTGTGCGCTGGGGAGCCGGTCCGCGTGCTGGACAGGCGCTCATTCTTACCGCCAAAGCCCGCGCCCTTCTGCAAGGCAGGTTCGCGGTGACCTTACCTGATTTGCATACCATGGCGTATCCGGTCCTTCGACATAGAATCTTGGTCAACTTCTCTGCAGAGGCAGATAATATTACCACTGACAAGGTGGTGGAAGAGTTGGTGAAAGGCGTAGAGTTGCCGAGGGAAGTGTTGCGGTAG
- a CDS encoding endonuclease domain-containing protein, which produces MAENNRYNKNLKPLAKSLRADSTKSEIRLWCELLNKRKLGYSFLRQRPIGNYIADFMCKELMLVIEVDGYSHRFKTEEDAVRDKALAELGFTVFRFTDSEVMNDLTNVQRTLEIWIAEKMEKKQ; this is translated from the coding sequence GTGGCAGAAAACAATCGCTACAACAAGAACCTGAAACCATTAGCCAAATCTCTGCGGGCAGACTCTACCAAGTCAGAAATCAGGTTATGGTGCGAATTGCTGAATAAACGAAAGTTGGGTTATTCTTTCCTTCGGCAACGGCCCATTGGCAACTACATCGCTGATTTCATGTGCAAAGAATTGATGTTGGTTATTGAAGTAGATGGCTACTCCCACAGGTTTAAAACAGAGGAAGATGCGGTAAGGGATAAAGCTTTGGCTGAATTGGGATTTACTGTTTTCCGGTTCACAGATAGTGAAGTTATGAACGACTTAACTAACGTGCAACGGACTTTAGAAATTTGGATAGCTGAGAAGATGGAGAAAAAACAATGA
- a CDS encoding RNA methyltransferase, whose product MSTSGYFGIGIFEPKHETNMGTLWRSASLLGASFIFTIGKRYKKQSTDTNKSWKEIPLYHYQDLEDFYQHLPYSCQLVGIELDEKAVPVEQFAHPERCVYLLGAEDHGLTKAALAKCHHLVQLPGETSLNVASAGSIILYDRHLKSTLAPST is encoded by the coding sequence ATGTCAACAAGCGGCTACTTTGGGATAGGCATTTTTGAGCCTAAGCACGAGACCAACATGGGCACGCTGTGGCGGTCGGCGAGTTTGCTGGGGGCCAGCTTCATTTTCACCATTGGCAAGCGGTACAAAAAGCAGAGTACAGATACTAATAAGAGTTGGAAGGAGATTCCGCTGTACCATTACCAGGACTTGGAGGATTTCTACCAGCACCTGCCCTACAGTTGTCAACTGGTGGGGATTGAGCTAGATGAGAAAGCGGTGCCGGTAGAGCAGTTTGCACACCCAGAGCGGTGCGTGTACCTGCTGGGCGCCGAAGACCACGGCCTCACCAAAGCTGCCCTTGCCAAATGCCACCACCTGGTGCAACTGCCCGGCGAAACGTCTTTGAACGTAGCCTCGGCGGGGTCCATCATCCTGTATGACCGCCATCTCAAAAGCACGCTGGCGCCATCCACCTAA
- a CDS encoding DUF4926 domain-containing protein has product MEIKQYDVVELTEDINPNLKKGMHGAVLEKYNEDAYEIEVIDKNGNTLSFGTDYTFTVNKKQIAKI; this is encoded by the coding sequence GTGGAAATAAAACAATATGATGTTGTTGAGTTAACTGAAGATATTAATCCAAACCTTAAAAAAGGGATGCATGGAGCTGTCCTTGAGAAGTATAATGAAGATGCGTACGAAATAGAGGTTATAGATAAAAATGGAAACACCTTGAGTTTCGGAACTGACTACACATTCACTGTAAACAAAAAGCAAATAGCTAAAATCTAG
- a CDS encoding DUF4159 domain-containing protein — protein sequence MPTPFTFVRLQYRSGNWDTDQRMPSNLLHSLVEYTTVPVIEQEKVISLENAELFRYPFCYLSGHKLVQFNAKEKANFVKYVQNGGFVFVDDCNHDIDGLFARSFEEQMRVCFGQKALKKLPNTHALYKSFFKFEEGPPTTSFELNGWGDDLVHDYLKAYEVNGRIGVLYSNKDYGCEWDYDFRNKRWLAEDNTKFGVNILMYALTS from the coding sequence TTGCCTACTCCTTTCACCTTCGTACGCTTACAATACCGCTCCGGCAACTGGGACACTGACCAGCGCATGCCCTCTAACCTGCTACACTCCTTGGTGGAATACACCACCGTGCCCGTAATAGAGCAGGAGAAAGTAATTTCTTTGGAAAACGCTGAGTTGTTCCGGTACCCGTTCTGCTATCTGAGCGGGCACAAGCTGGTGCAGTTCAATGCCAAGGAGAAAGCCAATTTTGTGAAGTATGTGCAGAACGGCGGTTTCGTGTTTGTAGATGACTGCAACCATGACATTGACGGGCTCTTTGCCCGCTCTTTTGAGGAGCAGATGCGCGTCTGCTTCGGCCAGAAGGCCTTGAAGAAGCTCCCCAATACCCATGCGCTGTACAAATCCTTTTTCAAGTTTGAGGAAGGTCCGCCTACCACGTCGTTTGAGCTCAACGGCTGGGGCGATGACCTGGTGCACGACTACCTCAAAGCCTATGAGGTGAACGGAAGAATTGGTGTATTATATAGCAACAAAGACTACGGCTGTGAGTGGGACTATGACTTCCGGAACAAGCGCTGGCTAGCGGAGGACAACACTAAGTTTGGGGTGAATATTTTGATGTATGCGCTGACCAGTTAA
- a CDS encoding DUF58 domain-containing protein produces MPHRLLNPQTFTAIKDLRLIAKAVVDGFLLGQNQSIRRGAGIEFSQYRSYQPGDDLRALDWKLFARADRYYIRESEVDSSVAVRFVVDASGSMAHQDGNLTKLDYARYLVAALAYLAVQQGDAVGLFVLQENQVLPLAPGQSTQHLQRLFHQLDQLQPAGNFPSLDRLTPVFAKKRQKEITVLVTDMYEQTSEISETLRKIGAREKDTLLFHLMGKNELEFSYQGQVDFQDLETGQTLQVNSDTQRRDYLENLNPWLQTLETDTRKRQIHYERFHLHEPLDKALRAFLLNRAKQ; encoded by the coding sequence ATGCCCCACCGCCTGCTCAACCCGCAAACGTTCACTGCTATCAAAGACCTGCGCTTGATTGCCAAGGCCGTGGTGGATGGCTTTTTGCTGGGGCAGAACCAGAGTATCCGGCGAGGGGCGGGGATTGAGTTCAGTCAGTACAGGAGTTACCAGCCCGGCGATGATTTACGGGCTTTGGATTGGAAGTTGTTTGCGCGGGCAGACCGGTATTACATTAGGGAGTCTGAGGTGGACAGCAGTGTGGCTGTAAGGTTTGTGGTAGATGCCAGTGGTTCTATGGCACATCAAGATGGCAACTTGACCAAATTGGACTACGCCCGGTATCTGGTGGCGGCGTTGGCGTATCTGGCGGTGCAACAAGGCGATGCCGTGGGGTTGTTTGTATTGCAGGAGAATCAGGTCCTTCCTTTGGCACCTGGACAATCCACTCAGCACCTGCAACGGCTCTTCCATCAGTTGGACCAACTGCAACCTGCTGGCAACTTCCCCAGCCTGGACCGATTAACGCCTGTTTTCGCGAAAAAACGGCAAAAAGAAATTACCGTCTTGGTTACTGATATGTACGAGCAGACGTCTGAAATTTCAGAGACCTTGCGCAAGATTGGCGCCCGCGAAAAAGACACACTTCTGTTTCATCTTATGGGCAAGAATGAACTGGAATTCAGCTACCAGGGGCAGGTGGATTTTCAGGATTTGGAGACGGGGCAAACCCTGCAGGTTAATTCAGATACCCAACGAAGAGACTATCTGGAGAACCTCAACCCTTGGTTGCAAACCCTGGAAACAGACACCCGCAAACGCCAAATTCATTATGAACGCTTCCACCTGCATGAGCCTTTGGATAAAGCACTCAGAGCTTTCCTTTTAAATCGAGCCAAGCAATAA
- a CDS encoding BatA domain-containing protein, with translation MLQFLHPVWLWAAAGVVVPIAIHLWNKKPPKTVQVGSIRWLQPSQSQKLSSIHLSQVWLLLLRCLMVLLLALLLAQPQWTRPITAQPENHVYLHPALLQKQYLSQITTTVDSLAGKGWQVHTLASGFPKLSLDQETSIASFQSDSTTADTTNAWARLRVLTRSFPSHAKAWIFTTNLVRHHRGAQPALRAGFTWVPVSAPQTEVWLQEAYCTQKNQLRVKVGKSDDQAVIFTEHTVAKPAYGQTISLPQLPAVKFTTHAQADSLTLQGGAQNTISLQKLPLQVLVQVDKARQADVRYLKAALQTALDYREQAYSLTASSSPQPLPSAAPDWVFWLTDEPLASFLARFPEKRLKTLQDAPTSARVQKRKSWLQIPGVPLQVPLHQRTLAEKNLQAQILWQDGYGDPLLTQTHKANQTQYQFYSRFHPTWNTLVDSGHFPEALLRLLFPEDTTWKTLYDTRALPPEVERPKPFSGSFQEIRPKTEEVLDLKLWLVGVLALLLALERWLAGRRKRIAS, from the coding sequence TTGCTTCAGTTTCTGCATCCGGTTTGGTTATGGGCGGCAGCCGGCGTGGTGGTGCCAATTGCTATCCATTTATGGAACAAGAAACCGCCCAAGACGGTGCAGGTGGGCAGTATCCGGTGGTTACAGCCGTCGCAGAGCCAGAAGCTGAGCAGTATCCATCTGTCGCAGGTGTGGTTGCTCTTGCTCAGGTGCCTGATGGTGCTGTTGCTGGCCCTGCTTTTGGCCCAACCGCAATGGACGCGGCCTATCACGGCCCAGCCCGAAAACCACGTATACCTGCACCCAGCCCTTCTCCAAAAGCAGTACCTTTCCCAGATTACGACTACGGTAGATTCGCTAGCCGGCAAAGGCTGGCAGGTGCATACGCTGGCTTCGGGATTCCCGAAGCTATCCTTAGACCAAGAGACGTCCATCGCCAGTTTTCAGTCCGACAGCACTACAGCAGATACGACCAACGCCTGGGCGCGCCTACGCGTTCTGACCCGAAGCTTCCCATCCCACGCGAAGGCCTGGATCTTCACCACAAATCTGGTCCGGCATCACCGGGGTGCACAGCCTGCCTTGCGCGCTGGGTTCACCTGGGTGCCGGTGAGTGCGCCGCAAACGGAAGTCTGGTTGCAGGAAGCCTATTGCACCCAGAAAAACCAACTGCGTGTTAAAGTGGGCAAGAGCGATGACCAGGCCGTGATCTTTACCGAACACACGGTGGCCAAGCCTGCCTATGGACAGACCATTTCTCTGCCTCAACTTCCTGCGGTCAAGTTCACCACTCATGCTCAAGCTGATTCCCTGACCTTACAAGGCGGCGCCCAAAACACCATATCGTTGCAAAAATTGCCTTTGCAGGTATTGGTGCAGGTAGACAAAGCCCGGCAAGCCGATGTGCGGTATTTGAAAGCCGCCCTACAAACGGCATTGGACTACCGCGAGCAGGCCTATTCCCTCACCGCCTCCTCCAGCCCTCAGCCCTTGCCTTCCGCCGCGCCTGACTGGGTTTTCTGGCTGACGGATGAACCGCTAGCATCGTTTTTGGCCCGTTTTCCAGAAAAGAGGTTGAAAACGCTACAAGATGCGCCCACTTCTGCCCGCGTGCAGAAACGAAAAAGCTGGCTTCAGATTCCCGGTGTTCCGCTACAGGTGCCCTTGCACCAGCGCACTTTGGCTGAGAAGAATCTTCAGGCTCAGATACTGTGGCAGGACGGTTACGGCGACCCGCTGCTCACCCAAACACACAAAGCCAACCAGACCCAATATCAGTTCTACAGCCGCTTCCATCCCACGTGGAACACGCTGGTGGATAGCGGCCACTTCCCCGAAGCGCTCCTTCGTCTGCTCTTCCCGGAAGATACCACCTGGAAAACCCTGTATGACACCCGCGCCCTGCCACCAGAAGTAGAACGCCCTAAACCGTTTTCGGGCTCTTTTCAGGAAATCAGGCCAAAAACGGAAGAGGTGCTTGATTTGAAGCTTTGGTTGGTGGGTGTTTTGGCTTTGTTGCTGGCACTGGAACGGTGGTTAGCTGGGAGAAGAAAAAGAATAGCTAGCTAG
- a CDS encoding tetratricopeptide repeat protein produces the protein MKKLLWLLLFIVSITQMQAQSKRWAEWQKRGEKQINLLPMYGGQPKSKNLLALDKKFLASVDKKGGTRAENSKYFSDRGWQHFQQGDFETAMFRFNQAWLLDSTNAKPYWGFGIICGMLENYDDAFTYLHKAYALDSSDVQLLCDIVFTNFCKYQETNQALYIENALVASQKALRQSPDHAFALYSHALVQYMKNDYASTWEYLYKAKEKGEVGLDQDFIKALHAQLPDPKKEFVKD, from the coding sequence ATGAAAAAGCTTCTTTGGCTTTTATTATTCATTGTTTCAATTACCCAGATGCAAGCCCAGTCCAAGCGGTGGGCAGAGTGGCAGAAGCGTGGCGAGAAGCAAATCAATCTGTTGCCCATGTACGGCGGCCAGCCCAAGTCTAAGAATCTGTTGGCTTTGGATAAAAAGTTTTTAGCCTCGGTAGACAAGAAAGGCGGTACCCGCGCCGAGAACAGTAAGTATTTTTCTGACCGCGGATGGCAGCACTTTCAGCAAGGCGATTTTGAGACCGCTATGTTCAGGTTCAACCAAGCCTGGCTATTAGACTCTACCAATGCCAAGCCATATTGGGGCTTCGGGATTATCTGTGGCATGCTAGAGAATTATGATGATGCTTTTACCTATTTGCACAAAGCATACGCGCTGGATTCTTCTGATGTCCAGCTTCTATGTGACATTGTGTTCACCAACTTTTGCAAGTACCAAGAAACGAACCAAGCGCTCTATATAGAGAACGCATTAGTGGCCAGTCAAAAAGCGCTTCGCCAGAGTCCAGATCATGCCTTTGCGCTCTATTCCCACGCCTTAGTGCAGTACATGAAGAATGACTATGCCAGCACTTGGGAGTATCTATACAAAGCTAAGGAAAAGGGAGAAGTGGGGCTAGACCAAGATTTTATAAAAGCCTTGCATGCTCAGCTACCTGATCCAAAAAAAGAGTTTGTGAAAGATTGA